The following are encoded in a window of Amycolatopsis lexingtonensis genomic DNA:
- a CDS encoding CehA/McbA family metallohydrolase: MSSGDLSRRALLRAGGVAAAGAAMGMLPGVAFADQPGGTGSQTRTVTGTLKPDVPDWYYLPVDVPRGVRQIDVVYSYDKPQVPAGTRGNACDIGMFGPEGHELGNARGFRGWSGGFRDRFSISASEATPGYLAGPIRPGRWHVILGPYTVAPQGLNYKVDITLTFGPDAAPFKPDPAPETAPARERGRAWYRGDGHLHTVHSDGRRTPEQLVADARAAGLDFIVSTDHNTSSSQLVWGRYATDDLLILNGEEVTTRSGHWPAIGLPAGTWIDWRYRAADPQDFRRFTDQVHRAGGLVTAAHPFANCFGCTYEFAYEIADLVEVWNGPWTQDDEASVIHWDGLLRGGRFIPAIGDSDAHNPDQRVALPHTVVLADRLRRKELLAGLKAGRSWLAESAAVQLDFTASGGGRTAGIGDRLPLGTGEPVTVRAVVGGVPGTTVTFLDQLGPEHTETVGDAGAATVTWTTYPRYSRWVRVEVRRPSGGPNTTQPNAMVALSNPIFLGA, encoded by the coding sequence ATGAGTTCTGGGGACCTGAGCCGCCGGGCGCTGCTGCGCGCGGGCGGTGTGGCGGCGGCCGGGGCCGCGATGGGGATGCTGCCCGGCGTCGCGTTCGCCGACCAGCCGGGCGGTACCGGCAGCCAGACCCGGACCGTCACCGGCACGCTGAAGCCGGACGTCCCGGACTGGTACTACCTGCCCGTCGACGTCCCGCGCGGGGTGCGGCAGATCGACGTCGTCTACTCCTACGACAAGCCGCAGGTGCCCGCCGGCACCCGCGGGAACGCCTGCGACATCGGCATGTTCGGGCCCGAAGGCCACGAACTGGGCAACGCCCGCGGCTTCCGCGGCTGGTCCGGCGGCTTCCGCGACCGGTTCTCGATCAGCGCGTCCGAGGCCACGCCCGGCTACCTCGCCGGCCCGATCAGGCCCGGCCGCTGGCACGTCATCCTCGGCCCGTACACCGTCGCGCCGCAGGGCCTGAACTACAAAGTGGACATCACGCTCACCTTCGGCCCGGACGCCGCGCCGTTCAAGCCGGACCCGGCGCCGGAGACCGCGCCCGCCCGGGAGCGCGGCCGCGCCTGGTACCGCGGCGACGGCCACCTGCACACCGTCCACTCCGACGGCCGCCGCACGCCCGAGCAGCTGGTCGCCGACGCGCGCGCCGCCGGCCTCGACTTCATCGTCTCGACCGACCACAACACGTCCAGCTCGCAGCTCGTCTGGGGCCGGTACGCCACCGACGACCTGCTGATCCTCAACGGCGAAGAGGTGACTACGCGGTCCGGGCACTGGCCCGCCATCGGCCTGCCCGCCGGCACGTGGATCGACTGGCGCTACCGCGCGGCCGACCCGCAGGACTTCCGCCGGTTCACCGACCAGGTGCACCGCGCGGGCGGCCTGGTCACCGCCGCGCACCCGTTCGCCAACTGCTTCGGCTGCACCTACGAGTTCGCGTACGAGATCGCCGACCTGGTCGAGGTCTGGAACGGCCCGTGGACCCAGGACGACGAAGCCAGCGTCATCCACTGGGACGGCCTCCTGCGCGGCGGCCGGTTCATCCCGGCCATCGGTGACTCCGACGCGCACAACCCGGACCAGCGGGTCGCGCTGCCGCACACGGTGGTGCTCGCCGACCGGCTGCGCCGGAAGGAACTCCTGGCCGGGCTGAAGGCCGGGCGCTCGTGGCTGGCCGAGTCGGCGGCGGTCCAGCTGGACTTCACGGCCTCCGGCGGCGGCCGCACGGCCGGGATCGGCGACCGGCTGCCGCTCGGCACCGGGGAGCCGGTGACGGTGCGCGCGGTCGTCGGCGGCGTCCCGGGCACGACCGTGACGTTCCTCGACCAGCTCGGCCCGGAGCACACCGAGACCGTCGGCGACGCCGGCGCGGCCACGGTCACCTGGACGACCTACCCGCGCTACTCGCGGTGGGTGCGCGTCGAGGTCCGCCGCCCGTCCGGGGGCCCGAACACCACGCAGCCGAACGCCATGGTCGCGTTGTCGAACCCGATCTTCCTCGGCGCCTGA
- a CDS encoding NAD(P)-dependent alcohol dehydrogenase, whose protein sequence is MKAVQVVGYDAPLELADVPEPSVSGPYDVIVRIGGAGVCRTDLHILEGQWKEKSGVTLPYTIGHENAGWVHAVGSAVTNVAEGDKVIVHPLITCGLCRACRFGDDVHCAQSQFPGIDTAGGYAEYLKTSARSVVKIDDSLEPADVAALADAGLTAYHAAAKAARRLRPGDKCVVIGAGGLGHIGIQVLKAISAAELIVVDRNPDAVKLAVSIGADHGVIGDGSQVSQVLDLTGGHGAEAVIDFVGEGGATRDGIAMLRRAGDYHVVGYGENIDVPTIDVISTEINLIGNLVGSYNDLCELMVLAAQGRVKLHTARYRLEEFQTALDDLDAGRIRGRAILVP, encoded by the coding sequence GTGAAAGCCGTCCAGGTCGTCGGGTACGACGCGCCGTTGGAACTGGCCGACGTCCCCGAGCCGTCGGTCAGCGGGCCGTACGACGTGATCGTGCGGATCGGCGGCGCCGGTGTCTGCCGCACCGATCTGCACATCCTCGAGGGGCAGTGGAAGGAGAAGTCGGGCGTCACGCTGCCTTACACGATCGGGCACGAGAACGCGGGCTGGGTGCATGCGGTCGGCAGCGCGGTCACGAACGTCGCCGAGGGCGACAAGGTGATCGTGCACCCGCTGATCACGTGCGGGCTGTGCCGGGCGTGCCGCTTCGGCGACGACGTCCACTGTGCACAGTCGCAGTTCCCCGGCATCGACACCGCGGGCGGGTACGCGGAGTACCTCAAGACGTCCGCGCGCAGCGTCGTCAAGATCGACGACTCTCTGGAACCGGCCGACGTGGCGGCGCTGGCGGACGCGGGGCTGACGGCGTACCACGCGGCGGCGAAAGCGGCGCGGCGGCTGCGCCCGGGCGACAAGTGCGTCGTCATCGGCGCGGGCGGGCTCGGCCACATCGGCATCCAGGTGCTCAAGGCGATCTCGGCCGCGGAGCTGATCGTCGTCGACCGCAACCCGGACGCGGTCAAGCTGGCGGTCTCGATCGGTGCCGACCACGGCGTCATCGGCGACGGCTCGCAGGTTTCGCAGGTCCTCGACCTGACCGGCGGCCACGGCGCGGAAGCCGTGATCGACTTCGTCGGCGAGGGCGGCGCGACCCGCGACGGGATCGCGATGCTGCGGCGGGCCGGTGACTACCACGTCGTCGGCTACGGCGAGAACATCGACGTCCCGACGATCGACGTGATCTCGACGGAGATCAACCTGATCGGCAACCTGGTCGGGTCGTACAACGACCTGTGCGAGCTGATGGTGCTGGCGGCGCAGGGCCGCGTGAAGCTGCACACGGCCCGCTACCGGCTGGAGGAGTTCCAGACAGCCCTCGACGACCTCGACGCCGGGCGCATCCGCGGCCGCGCGATCCTCGTCCCGTGA
- a CDS encoding iron-sulfur cluster assembly protein: MDAYAALDAVLDPELDEPITDLGFVKSLDVDGGRVTVHLRLPTSFCAPNFAYLMASDAKDALTALPWTTEVVVELDDHHDSDLINAGLAADAGYRGTFGHEADQDLEELRATFRRKAHQAAMERALSVLLRANEDVDLHGVTLADLPDAVSTQALLRRREALGLPSDPASPVLVDHDGTPFPREEIPLRLRFARSVRISIEGNSHFCRGLLRTRYPESTVEVPA, from the coding sequence ATGGACGCCTACGCCGCGCTGGACGCGGTACTCGACCCGGAGCTGGACGAGCCGATCACCGATCTCGGCTTCGTCAAGTCCCTCGACGTCGACGGCGGCCGGGTGACCGTCCACTTGCGACTGCCGACGTCGTTCTGCGCGCCGAACTTCGCCTACCTCATGGCGTCGGACGCGAAGGACGCACTGACGGCGCTGCCGTGGACGACCGAAGTGGTGGTGGAGCTGGACGACCACCACGACTCGGACCTCATCAACGCCGGTCTCGCCGCCGACGCGGGCTACCGCGGCACGTTCGGTCACGAAGCCGATCAGGACTTGGAGGAGCTGCGGGCGACGTTCCGCCGCAAGGCCCACCAGGCGGCGATGGAACGCGCGCTGAGCGTGCTGCTGCGGGCGAACGAGGACGTCGACCTGCACGGCGTCACCCTCGCGGACCTGCCGGACGCGGTGTCCACACAGGCCTTGCTCCGGCGTCGCGAGGCGCTCGGGCTGCCGTCCGACCCGGCGTCGCCGGTGCTGGTCGACCACGACGGAACCCCGTTCCCCCGCGAGGAAATCCCGCTGCGGCTGCGGTTCGCCCGGTCGGTCCGGATTTCGATCGAGGGCAACTCCCACTTCTGCCGCGGCCTGCTCCGCACCCGCTACCCCGAATCCACTGTGGAGGTACCAGCGTGA
- a CDS encoding amidohydrolase family protein produces the protein MYSKDGETYFIVDAHVALWDARPENQRNIHGKQFIDCFYDYHRNLSPESEVWPYEDYLYQGGERLMRDLFENGYVDHAIFQPAYLGAFYENGFGQTEEAFALTQKHEGKLTYNHFFDPRFEQAGIDQLRRDAERFDLKGVKLYTAEWQGDSRGYKLDGKWTYKYFEACQELGIKNIHVHKGPTIRPLDRDAFDVADVDHAATDFTDLNFVVEHCGLPRLEDFCWIATQEPNVHAGLAVAIPFIHTRPRYFAQIIGELLYWLDEDRIQFSSDYALWTPRWLIERFVDFQIPEDMPEYAPLTVDQKKKILGLNAAAMYDIPVPSELQLAPVEPQAVSVA, from the coding sequence ATGTACAGCAAAGACGGCGAGACCTACTTCATCGTGGACGCCCACGTGGCCCTGTGGGACGCACGCCCGGAGAACCAGCGCAACATCCACGGCAAGCAGTTCATCGACTGCTTCTACGACTACCACCGCAACCTCAGCCCCGAGTCCGAGGTCTGGCCCTACGAGGACTACCTCTACCAGGGCGGCGAGCGGCTGATGCGCGACCTGTTCGAGAACGGCTACGTCGACCACGCGATCTTCCAGCCCGCGTACCTCGGCGCGTTCTACGAAAACGGCTTCGGGCAGACCGAAGAAGCTTTCGCACTCACGCAGAAGCACGAAGGCAAGCTCACCTACAACCACTTCTTCGACCCGCGCTTCGAGCAGGCCGGGATCGACCAGCTGCGCCGCGACGCCGAGCGCTTCGACCTCAAAGGCGTGAAGCTCTACACCGCCGAGTGGCAGGGCGATTCGCGCGGCTACAAGCTCGACGGCAAGTGGACGTACAAGTACTTCGAAGCCTGCCAGGAACTCGGGATCAAGAACATCCACGTCCACAAGGGACCGACGATCCGGCCGCTCGACCGCGACGCCTTCGACGTCGCCGACGTCGACCACGCGGCGACCGACTTCACCGACCTCAACTTCGTCGTCGAGCACTGCGGCCTGCCCCGGCTGGAGGACTTCTGCTGGATCGCCACGCAGGAGCCGAACGTCCACGCGGGACTCGCGGTCGCCATCCCGTTCATCCACACGCGGCCGCGGTACTTCGCGCAGATCATCGGCGAGCTGCTGTACTGGCTGGACGAGGACCGCATCCAGTTCTCCAGCGACTACGCGCTCTGGACGCCTCGCTGGCTGATCGAGCGGTTCGTCGACTTCCAGATCCCGGAGGACATGCCGGAGTACGCGCCGTTGACGGTCGACCAGAAGAAGAAAATCCTCGGCCTCAACGCGGCGGCGATGTATGACATCCCGGTGCCCTCGGAACTGCAGCTGGCCCCGGTCGAGCCGCAGGCCGTCTCGGTGGCCTGA
- a CDS encoding helix-turn-helix domain-containing protein, producing MENPQVSVTRSFDAARLRASWQRSERYGVPEDEVVPVFSGAVDTGSLLYECGTEVLRGLQATLANEPISLMITDSEGLVLSRLCTDAGINRSLDKVHLAPGFYFAESNAGTNGLGLALADRAPSLVRAAEHYCTDLRGYTCAAVPVLDPLTGGLAGSVNLTTWSEQSSELLLALAQAAAGNTAALMLARASGRTARPTPRGEVFRVYADRVDPGDLPRLSAAWTTAVAEARTALGGGRVVAVVGEPGAGKTALASLARRELRPRERVLNARPPAPDDVDTWLTLWTPELAKEGTCVIVSGVDALPAWAAEELARIFAEVRHDELPPFVLTAEDAASVPAALSPLVDRVVEVPALRFRPDDVLPLARHFARRDRGRDVTFTPAAARALTAYDWPENAKQLRRVVREAASRSQVVDTPQLPAEVFTGVGHRLSRLQALERDEIVRCLAEPGATVVRAAAKLGMGRATLYRKLAQYGLNARRLKS from the coding sequence GTGGAGAACCCGCAGGTGTCCGTCACGCGGTCGTTCGACGCCGCCCGGCTGCGGGCGTCCTGGCAGCGCAGCGAGCGCTACGGCGTCCCCGAAGACGAGGTCGTGCCGGTGTTCTCCGGCGCGGTCGACACCGGCTCGCTGCTCTACGAATGCGGCACCGAGGTGCTGCGCGGGCTGCAGGCGACGCTGGCCAACGAGCCGATCAGCCTGATGATCACCGACAGCGAAGGCCTGGTGCTGAGCCGCCTGTGCACGGACGCCGGCATCAACCGCTCGCTCGACAAGGTCCACCTGGCGCCCGGGTTCTACTTCGCGGAGAGCAACGCGGGCACCAACGGGCTGGGCCTGGCGCTGGCCGACCGGGCGCCGTCGCTGGTGCGGGCCGCCGAGCACTACTGCACCGACCTGCGCGGCTACACCTGCGCGGCGGTGCCGGTGCTCGACCCGCTGACCGGCGGGCTGGCCGGCAGCGTCAACCTGACCACCTGGTCGGAGCAGTCCTCGGAGCTGCTGCTCGCGCTGGCCCAGGCCGCGGCCGGGAACACCGCCGCGCTGATGCTGGCCCGCGCGTCCGGCCGCACCGCCCGCCCGACTCCGCGGGGCGAGGTCTTCCGCGTCTACGCCGACCGGGTCGACCCCGGCGACCTGCCGCGGCTCTCGGCCGCCTGGACGACGGCGGTCGCCGAAGCGCGGACCGCGCTGGGTGGTGGCCGGGTCGTCGCGGTCGTCGGCGAGCCGGGCGCGGGCAAGACGGCGCTGGCGTCGCTGGCGCGGCGGGAGCTGCGGCCCCGCGAGCGCGTCCTCAACGCGCGCCCGCCGGCCCCCGACGACGTCGACACCTGGCTGACGCTGTGGACGCCCGAGCTGGCCAAGGAGGGCACCTGCGTGATCGTCTCGGGCGTGGACGCGCTGCCCGCGTGGGCGGCCGAGGAACTGGCGCGGATCTTCGCCGAAGTCCGTCACGACGAGCTGCCGCCGTTCGTCCTCACCGCCGAGGACGCCGCTTCGGTGCCGGCCGCGCTGAGCCCGCTGGTCGACCGGGTCGTCGAGGTCCCGGCGCTGCGGTTCCGCCCGGACGACGTCCTCCCGCTGGCCCGTCACTTCGCCCGGCGCGACCGCGGCCGCGACGTCACTTTCACGCCCGCGGCGGCTCGTGCGCTGACGGCGTACGACTGGCCCGAGAACGCGAAGCAGCTTCGCCGCGTTGTGCGCGAAGCCGCTTCACGGTCACAGGTGGTAGACACGCCGCAGCTGCCCGCCGAGGTGTTCACCGGGGTCGGGCACCGGCTGAGCCGGCTGCAGGCCCTCGAACGCGACGAGATCGTCCGCTGCCTGGCCGAGCCGGGGGCGACGGTCGTGCGGGCCGCGGCGAAGCTCGGCATGGGCCGGGCGACGCTCTACCGGAAGCTGGCGCAGTACGGGCTCAACGCGCGGCGACTGAAATCCTGA
- a CDS encoding MFS transporter has product MTKTPDRLLAAAQLVGSLGDGAFLTCSVLFFTRIAGLTPAQVGLGLTLGWAVGSVAGVPLGHLADRHGARGSAVLLALATGASILTFLLVRSPVLFALAACLYGSCQTGLAAARQALLAALADPERRTRIRARLQSAGNAGLAVGAGLGGLALSADTASAYLTVFVLDAASFAVTAVLLLALPAVPVSAPRTGEPKLAVLRDRPYALVTLLNAILLLRMPLLSVAIPLWIVERTAAPGWTVSALFVLNTVVVVLLQVRVAGRLASIGSAARMVRRSGVLLLASCVAFAVSASGTSPWIAFAVLVVGALVQVAGEMLQSAGSWEIGFALAPADQQGQYQGFFGTGVSVARALGPVLLSTVVIGWGLPGWLLLGAVFLAAGCAMGPAVHWAQASRPVRISVAAR; this is encoded by the coding sequence ATGACGAAGACTCCGGACCGCCTGCTCGCCGCCGCCCAGCTGGTGGGCTCGCTCGGCGACGGCGCGTTCCTGACGTGCTCGGTGCTGTTCTTCACCCGGATCGCCGGGCTGACCCCGGCGCAGGTCGGGCTCGGCCTCACCCTCGGCTGGGCGGTCGGCTCGGTCGCCGGGGTGCCACTGGGTCACCTCGCCGACCGCCACGGCGCGCGGGGCTCGGCCGTGCTGCTGGCCCTGGCCACCGGCGCGTCGATCCTGACGTTCCTGCTGGTCCGCTCGCCGGTGCTGTTCGCGCTCGCCGCCTGCCTCTACGGCAGCTGCCAGACCGGCCTGGCCGCCGCCCGCCAGGCTCTGCTGGCCGCGCTCGCCGACCCGGAACGCCGGACGCGCATCCGGGCGCGGCTGCAGTCCGCGGGCAACGCCGGGCTCGCCGTCGGCGCCGGGCTGGGCGGGCTCGCGCTGTCGGCCGACACGGCGTCGGCGTACCTGACGGTGTTCGTGCTCGACGCCGCGAGCTTCGCGGTCACCGCGGTGCTCCTGCTCGCGCTCCCCGCCGTGCCGGTGTCGGCGCCGCGCACCGGCGAGCCGAAGCTGGCCGTGCTGCGCGACCGGCCGTACGCGCTGGTGACGCTGCTCAACGCGATCCTGTTGCTGCGCATGCCCTTGCTGAGCGTCGCGATTCCCCTGTGGATCGTCGAACGCACGGCCGCGCCGGGCTGGACGGTGTCCGCGCTGTTCGTGCTCAACACGGTCGTGGTGGTGCTGCTGCAGGTCCGGGTGGCCGGACGGCTGGCGAGCATCGGCTCGGCGGCGCGGATGGTCCGCCGGTCCGGGGTGCTGCTGCTCGCCTCGTGCGTGGCCTTCGCGGTTTCGGCGTCGGGGACTTCGCCGTGGATCGCGTTCGCGGTGCTGGTCGTGGGCGCGCTGGTGCAGGTGGCCGGGGAGATGCTGCAGTCGGCGGGCTCGTGGGAGATCGGCTTCGCGCTCGCGCCGGCCGATCAGCAGGGCCAGTACCAGGGCTTCTTCGGCACCGGGGTCTCGGTGGCCCGCGCGCTCGGGCCGGTGCTGCTGTCCACCGTGGTGATCGGCTGGGGTCTGCCGGGCTGGCTGCTGCTGGGCGCGGTCTTCCTCGCCGCGGGCTGCGCGATGGGCCCGGCGGTCCACTGGGCCCAGGCCTCGCGGCCGGTCAGGATTTCAGTCGCCGCGCGTTGA
- a CDS encoding PLP-dependent aminotransferase family protein gives MDFHVSLAGRGDLSVRIYRQLRDAVLDGRLRAGERLPPTRELARRLAVSRNTVAVAYDRLTADGFLTGRVGAGTYVSASLPAPRPRSAPSAAGPRPKPVWRSLPPPVAAPTQTPAFDFRVGIPDAALFPLETWRRFLARELRESVTHYAGPEGHPALRAAIARHAGVSRSVRAGADDVLVTQGAQQALDLLCRVLLSPGDRVAVEEPGYRLAKLLFASHGAEVVGVPVDGEGLDVSALPPRTKLVYVTPSHQFPLGTPMSLPRRTALLAWAARADALVVEDDYDSEFRFSDRPLEPLQSLDRDGRVAYVGSFSKTLLPMLRLGFLVAPASLREALCHARQLSDWHGDLSAQAALARFIDDGLFARHLRRATKVYAERHERLVSTLDRVFAGRLRVVPSAAGLHLCALADADLEPIAARAAAAGVAVQTLSDLCGGFPLPGLVLGYGSIPVERIDDGLAALDAAWGST, from the coding sequence ATGGACTTCCACGTCAGCCTGGCCGGGCGTGGCGACCTGAGCGTCCGGATCTACCGCCAGCTGCGCGACGCCGTCCTCGACGGCAGGCTGCGGGCGGGGGAGCGGCTCCCGCCGACCCGCGAACTGGCGCGGCGGCTGGCGGTGTCGCGGAACACCGTCGCGGTGGCCTACGACCGCCTCACCGCCGACGGCTTCCTCACCGGCCGCGTCGGCGCGGGCACCTACGTCTCGGCTTCGCTGCCCGCCCCGCGGCCGCGTTCGGCACCTTCGGCGGCGGGCCCGCGGCCGAAGCCGGTGTGGCGATCCTTGCCGCCACCGGTCGCCGCTCCCACGCAGACACCCGCGTTCGACTTCCGCGTCGGCATCCCCGACGCCGCGCTGTTCCCCTTGGAGACCTGGCGGCGCTTCCTCGCCCGCGAACTCCGCGAGAGCGTCACCCACTACGCGGGCCCGGAAGGTCACCCGGCCCTGCGCGCGGCGATCGCCCGGCACGCCGGCGTTTCCCGTTCGGTGCGCGCGGGCGCGGACGACGTCCTCGTCACCCAGGGCGCGCAGCAGGCGCTGGACCTCCTGTGCCGCGTGCTGCTTTCCCCGGGCGACCGCGTCGCCGTCGAAGAGCCCGGTTACCGGCTGGCGAAACTGCTGTTCGCTTCGCACGGCGCCGAAGTCGTCGGCGTCCCGGTGGACGGCGAAGGCCTCGATGTCTCGGCGCTGCCGCCGCGCACGAAGCTGGTGTACGTGACGCCGTCGCACCAGTTCCCGCTCGGCACCCCGATGTCCCTGCCCCGGCGCACGGCGCTGCTGGCGTGGGCTGCGCGAGCGGACGCGCTCGTGGTCGAGGACGACTACGACAGCGAGTTCCGGTTCTCGGACCGGCCGCTGGAGCCGTTGCAGAGCCTGGACCGCGACGGGCGGGTGGCGTACGTGGGGTCGTTCTCGAAGACACTGCTCCCGATGCTGCGCTTGGGTTTCCTGGTCGCGCCGGCGTCGCTGCGGGAGGCGTTGTGCCATGCCCGGCAGCTGTCCGACTGGCACGGCGACCTGTCGGCGCAGGCGGCGCTGGCGCGGTTCATCGACGACGGTCTGTTCGCGCGGCACCTCCGCCGGGCGACGAAGGTGTACGCGGAACGGCATGAGCGTTTGGTGTCCACTTTGGACCGGGTGTTCGCCGGTCGGCTGCGGGTGGTTCCTTCGGCGGCGGGGTTGCACTTGTGCGCGTTGGCGGACGCCGACCTGGAGCCGATCGCCGCCCGGGCGGCGGCCGCGGGGGTGGCGGTGCAGACGCTTTCCGATCTGTGCGGCGGTTTTCCGTTACCCGGATTGGTGCTGGGTTACGGCTCGATCCCGGTGGAGAGGATCGACGATGGACTCGCGGCGCTGGACGCCGCCTGGGGTTCCACGTAA
- a CDS encoding MFS transporter encodes MTDTAPKPGLVLLVVSTAAFLASLDTFIVTIAFPGIRAAFPGDDLATLSWVLNGYTVLFAACLAPAGRLADRYGRKRLFLAGVAVFTLASAACAAAPSIPVLVLFRAVQAIGAALVMPTSLALLLTAFPPHRRPLAVGVWASVGAAAAALGPPVGGLLVEASWRWVFLVNLPICAATLLAGPRVLRESRDTSTGVPDLLGAAGLLVGVGALAYALVTAPDDGWGSAGVLAAFAVAALALAWVPLRSARHAVPVLDLPALRVPTLWLACATTGVFAAGFAAMLFGNVLFLTSIWHDSILIAGLSLAPGPLMVVPVSILGGRFVHRFGPGPVVALGGVSFGAGALIWVLRMGATPDYAASMLPGQLLTGVGVGLILPSLSGVVGTVLPPARWGAGSSMVTTMRQIGTVLGTAVLVAVFAGTPDLTDFRRGWLVVVATAAATCLGGLLITARRRTDHYVEPQAASSAASPSSILSTGIEP; translated from the coding sequence ATGACCGACACCGCGCCGAAGCCCGGCCTCGTGCTGCTCGTCGTCTCGACGGCGGCGTTCCTGGCCAGCCTCGACACGTTCATCGTCACCATCGCCTTCCCCGGCATCCGGGCCGCGTTCCCCGGCGACGACCTGGCGACGCTGTCGTGGGTGCTCAACGGCTACACGGTGCTGTTCGCCGCGTGCCTGGCCCCGGCCGGGCGGCTGGCCGACCGCTACGGCCGCAAGCGGCTGTTCCTCGCCGGCGTCGCGGTGTTCACGCTGGCCTCGGCCGCCTGCGCGGCGGCGCCGTCGATCCCGGTCCTCGTCCTCTTCCGCGCGGTGCAGGCGATCGGCGCGGCGCTCGTGATGCCGACGTCGCTGGCCCTGCTGCTGACGGCGTTCCCGCCGCACCGGCGTCCGCTGGCGGTGGGCGTCTGGGCGTCGGTGGGCGCGGCGGCCGCGGCCCTCGGCCCGCCGGTCGGCGGCCTGCTCGTCGAGGCGTCCTGGCGCTGGGTGTTCCTGGTGAACCTGCCGATCTGCGCGGCGACGCTGCTGGCCGGCCCGCGGGTGCTGCGCGAGTCGCGGGACACGTCGACCGGCGTCCCGGACCTGCTCGGCGCGGCCGGGCTCCTCGTCGGCGTGGGCGCGCTGGCCTACGCGCTGGTCACCGCCCCGGACGACGGCTGGGGCTCGGCGGGCGTCCTGGCGGCGTTCGCGGTGGCGGCGCTGGCGCTGGCGTGGGTCCCGCTGCGCTCGGCGCGCCACGCGGTCCCGGTGCTGGACCTGCCGGCCCTGCGCGTCCCGACGCTGTGGCTGGCGTGCGCGACGACGGGCGTGTTCGCGGCCGGCTTCGCGGCGATGCTGTTCGGCAACGTGCTGTTCCTGACGTCGATCTGGCACGACTCGATCCTGATCGCGGGGCTGTCGCTGGCCCCGGGCCCGCTGATGGTGGTCCCGGTGTCCATCCTCGGCGGCCGGTTCGTCCACCGCTTCGGCCCGGGCCCGGTGGTCGCCCTCGGCGGCGTGTCGTTCGGCGCGGGGGCGCTGATCTGGGTGCTGCGGATGGGCGCGACCCCGGACTACGCGGCGTCGATGCTGCCGGGGCAGTTGTTGACGGGTGTTGGGGTGGGGTTGATCCTGCCGAGCCTGTCGGGAGTGGTGGGCACGGTCCTGCCGCCCGCGAGGTGGGGCGCGGGATCGTCGATGGTGACGACGATGCGGCAGATCGGCACGGTATTGGGGACGGCGGTGCTGGTGGCCGTCTTCGCCGGGACGCCCGATCTGACGGACTTCCGGCGCGGCTGGCTGGTGGTGGTCGCGACGGCGGCGGCAACTTGCTTGGGCGGGCTGCTGATCACGGCGCGGCGGCGCACGGACCATTACGTGGAACCCCAGGCGGCGTCCAGCGCCGCGAGTCCATCGTCGATCCTCTCCACCGGGATCGAGCCGTAA
- a CDS encoding SRPBCC family protein: MEPTISRSVTVPTDAGTVWSWVTDLPRMGELSPENVGGRWLDGTGPALGARFRGRNENGALQWWTRVRVVAFEPERRFAFDVRTPFGSRVSHWEYVLTPDPGGCVVTENWYRIGSWIVRKFMGPRVTGRADRPGYNVESIEYTLAALKARAEERAAA, translated from the coding sequence GTGGAACCGACGATTTCGCGCAGCGTCACCGTCCCTACCGACGCGGGCACGGTGTGGTCGTGGGTCACCGACCTGCCGCGGATGGGCGAGCTGAGCCCGGAGAACGTCGGCGGCCGCTGGCTCGACGGCACCGGCCCGGCCCTCGGCGCGCGCTTTCGCGGCCGCAACGAGAACGGCGCCCTGCAGTGGTGGACGCGGGTGCGGGTGGTCGCGTTCGAGCCGGAGCGCCGGTTCGCCTTCGACGTGCGGACGCCGTTCGGCTCGCGGGTTTCGCACTGGGAGTACGTGCTGACGCCGGATCCGGGCGGCTGCGTGGTGACCGAGAACTGGTACCGGATCGGCAGCTGGATCGTGCGGAAGTTCATGGGCCCGCGGGTCACCGGCCGCGCCGACCGGCCCGGCTACAACGTCGAGTCGATCGAGTACACCCTCGCGGCGCTCAAGGCGCGGGCGGAGGAGCGGGCCGCCGCGTGA
- a CDS encoding bifunctional nuclease family protein, which translates to MVSVIPIEVVGMAVPVPGEAPLMLLREPDGARRWLAIMIGYGEAEALVRAREQIAQPRPGTIELLGDVLAAFGQGVAAVELTEVRDGIFYADLVLASGTRVSARPSDAVALGLRQGAPIRVAEEVLDVASVQLEVEQETEGPAADVLDTEAEVARFRAELDGLRPEDFDDL; encoded by the coding sequence GTGGTCAGCGTGATCCCGATCGAGGTCGTGGGGATGGCCGTTCCGGTGCCGGGGGAGGCGCCCCTGATGTTGCTCCGCGAACCCGACGGCGCCCGCCGCTGGCTCGCCATCATGATCGGCTACGGCGAGGCCGAAGCCCTGGTGCGGGCGCGGGAACAGATCGCGCAGCCGCGCCCGGGCACGATCGAGCTGCTCGGCGACGTGCTCGCGGCGTTCGGCCAGGGCGTCGCCGCGGTCGAGCTGACCGAGGTGCGCGACGGCATCTTCTACGCCGACCTCGTGCTCGCCTCCGGCACCCGCGTGTCGGCCCGCCCCAGTGACGCGGTCGCGCTCGGCCTGCGCCAGGGCGCGCCGATCCGCGTCGCCGAAGAGGTGCTCGACGTCGCGTCCGTGCAGCTGGAGGTCGAGCAGGAGACCGAAGGGCCGGCCGCCGACGTGCTGGACACCGAGGCCGAGGTCGCCCGGTTCCGCGCCGAGCTCGACGGCCTGCGGCCCGAGGACTTCGACGACCTGTGA